The Candidatus Nitrosocosmicus franklandus genome contains a region encoding:
- a CDS encoding 30S ribosomal protein S14 — MKIKIRDYALTGRKKLAHGKGTRWCKRCGSFSGMICSYDLMLCRRCFREVAYSLGFRKYE; from the coding sequence ATGAAGATAAAAATTAGAGATTATGCCTTAACAGGTAGAAAAAAATTAGCACATGGCAAGGGAACTAGATGGTGTAAAAGATGTGGATCATTTAGCGGAATGATATGTTCTTATGATCTAATGTTGTGCAGAAGATGTTTCAGAGAGGTCGCTTATTCATTGGGATTTAGGAAATACGAATAG